The DNA segment GTCGATCGGCCGATCCCGCTGATCGCTGACGAATGGGCGAAACCGGAACTGGGAAGTGGCTGCGTGAAAATCACGCCGGCTCATGACCCGAATGACTACGAAGTCGGCAAGCGGGGCGATCTGCCGATGATTAACATCTTGAATTCCGACGGGACGCTAAATGAGGCAGCCGGAAAATACGAAGGTTTAAATATCAAGCAAGCCCGCAAGGCCGTCGTCGCGGACCTTGATGCACTCGGTTTGTTGGGGGACATCGAAGACCGCGAAATCGAACTGCCATACAGCGATCGTAGTAAGACGCCGATCGAACCTTATCTGGCGGACCAATGGTTCGTGAAGATGGATACGCTGGCACAGTCGGCCATGGATGCGGTCACCGATGACGAGGTTTCGATCTTCCCTCATCGCTACGAAAAAGGCTACCTCGACTGGTTAAGTGAAAAGCGTGATTGGCCGGTTAGCCGGCAACTTTGGTGGGGACACCGAATCCCGATTTGGTCCATCAGTGGAATGAACGCAGAAGAGGTCGCTGCCAAAAAGATTGCCGTGAAATCGGCAGCCGGTGACAAAGCCGACGATGTTTCAATGCATCACGACGAAGAGCATCTTTTTGTCTGTTTGCGAAACGAAGATGCTGAATTGGAAGCGGCGATGGCTGAGCTGGGATTTGTTCAGGATCCCGATGTTCTCGATACTTGGTTCTCGTCGGCTCTTTGGCCGCACAGTACCCTTGGCTGGCCGGAGAAGACTCCCGAACTAGAGGCTTTTTATCCGACCAATACGTTGATCACCTCCCGCGATATTATTTCGCTGTGGGTGGCTCGAATGGTGCTGATGAGCAAACACAATTTGCAAACCATTCCGTTCCGTGAAGTCTATATCCATCCGACGATTTTGGATGGGAATGGGGAACGGATGAGCAAGAGCAAGGGGAATGGCGTTGACCCGATCGACGTGATCGACAAGTTTGGCCCCGATGCATTGCGGTTCGGTTTGGCTCGCTTGGCTACCGAAACGCAGGACGTTCGCCTGCCGGTCCAGTATGAATGCCCGCACTGCGAACGTCTGATCGACCAGACGAAGAAGAATCGTTCTCTGGCGAAGATCGAGTGCCCTGAATGCAAAAAAGAGTTCGCAACGCAGTGGGCTGAATCCGCAGAGGATCTGAAAATTCCTCGTGGTGCAGTTGTCAGCGAACGTTTTGAAAACGCTCGGAACTTTGCCAACAAACTGTGGAACGCCTCCCGGTTTGTGATGATGAACATGGAAGGTTTTGAAGCGACCACATTGAAGCAGGATGAATTGAATGTGGAAGATCGGTGGTTGCTCAGTCGATTGTCGACCGTGAACCAAGCGGTGAATGAATCGCTGAAGACCTATCAGTTCGCTGAAGCCGCTCGCTCGCTTTACGATTTCGCATGGGACGATTTTTGCAGTTTCTACGTCGAAATCGCCAAGCCTCGTTTGGCAGACCCTGCGGAGCGATCGAAGGTCCAGAATGTTTTGGCTCACGCCCTTGATCAATTGATGCGGTTACTGCATCCATTGATGCCGTTCGTGACCGAGAGTATCTGGGGACACCTGAATGAAATTGCACCCAAACGCGGAATCAAGGAATCGGAAGTCGCTGTGCCTCTGGTAATGCGAGCGGTTTGGCCAGAACCCGCGATGTCGGACCAAGATCCTGCCATCGAGCAGCAATTCGCAAGATTCCAAGCCGTCCTTGGTGCCCTGCGAGAAATTCGCAGTCGCCAGAATATTCCCCCGAAAGAGAAGGTTCCCTTCTCCGTTCGCTGTGACGCCGCGACGGTTGAATTGCTGCAGCCGATGACCGAATACTTTGCGGCTTTGGCGGGGGCGGACGCGGTCCAGTTTGGTGACGTTGAGCCGTTCGAAACGGGAGTCCAGGTATCGGTCGCAGCCCATGACTTGGAAGTTTTTATCGACCTAGAAAAATTCATCGATGTCGAAGCGGAACTGGTTCGTTTGGATAAACTACAGGAACGACTGGGGAAGCAGATCCAAGGGAAAAATGCGAAACTGTCGAATGAAAATTTCGTCAGCCGGGCTCCCGCCGACATTGTCGCCCAGGAACGGAGTAGTCTGGAGGAGATGGAATCCCAGTTGGTAGATACCAAACAAGCCATCGAACGCCTTAAAGCGAAACTGAATTAGTGCCTGAAACTTCGACCACTCAATTAGTCGTCCATGCCAAAGCCGGTAACTCCGAAGCGTTGGGACGACTTCTTGAACGGTATCGAGGTTTCCTGCTGATGCGAGCGCATCGCTATATGGATGAACGCTTGCGTCGCCGAGTCGATCCGTCGGATGTCGTGCAGATTACGTTTCTGGAAGCACAGCGTGATTTGCAC comes from the Roseimaritima multifibrata genome and includes:
- a CDS encoding valine--tRNA ligase, which produces MTATPSDSFPDAQDIPNRFDHAEVCTKTYQTWEEAGCFHAEPGTGRPPYTIVIPPPNVTGALHLGHGLNNTLQDVLIRMHRMRGYEALWMPGTDHAGIATQAVVERRLQEDENKTRHDLGREALIERIWAWKDQYEGRILGQLKRMGCSCDWRRTRFTLDDRCAAAVRVTFFSLFAEQLIYRGKRLVNWDTFLQTAVSDDEVFNETVKGHFWHFSYKVIDPKPGEPSSVEIATTRPETMLGDTAVAVHPDPKGALERVEKELRERLASAPAKDRAGIEAQLEGITKRRTELLPQLELLSRMAAEGRQLMLPLVDRPIPLIADEWAKPELGSGCVKITPAHDPNDYEVGKRGDLPMINILNSDGTLNEAAGKYEGLNIKQARKAVVADLDALGLLGDIEDREIELPYSDRSKTPIEPYLADQWFVKMDTLAQSAMDAVTDDEVSIFPHRYEKGYLDWLSEKRDWPVSRQLWWGHRIPIWSISGMNAEEVAAKKIAVKSAAGDKADDVSMHHDEEHLFVCLRNEDAELEAAMAELGFVQDPDVLDTWFSSALWPHSTLGWPEKTPELEAFYPTNTLITSRDIISLWVARMVLMSKHNLQTIPFREVYIHPTILDGNGERMSKSKGNGVDPIDVIDKFGPDALRFGLARLATETQDVRLPVQYECPHCERLIDQTKKNRSLAKIECPECKKEFATQWAESAEDLKIPRGAVVSERFENARNFANKLWNASRFVMMNMEGFEATTLKQDELNVEDRWLLSRLSTVNQAVNESLKTYQFAEAARSLYDFAWDDFCSFYVEIAKPRLADPAERSKVQNVLAHALDQLMRLLHPLMPFVTESIWGHLNEIAPKRGIKESEVAVPLVMRAVWPEPAMSDQDPAIEQQFARFQAVLGALREIRSRQNIPPKEKVPFSVRCDAATVELLQPMTEYFAALAGADAVQFGDVEPFETGVQVSVAAHDLEVFIDLEKFIDVEAELVRLDKLQERLGKQIQGKNAKLSNENFVSRAPADIVAQERSSLEEMESQLVDTKQAIERLKAKLN